The following coding sequences lie in one Paramisgurnus dabryanus chromosome 16, PD_genome_1.1, whole genome shotgun sequence genomic window:
- the hbegfa gene encoding heparin-binding EGF-like growth factor a, which produces MKFSVVLRHFVFALVVVTWVNGASIERFENESPAQTAVIDLLEVLNERRSSVGNKQVEYQENDDEYYFDDEEEDDEVSGDYGLPLVAFSSKPKDPSAVLNAEKMEGSRRKGQGRKKTKGKGKGKKRNPCLKKYKDFCIHGTCQYLKDIKGPSCICDPGYSGERCHSFSLEVRTEESAYNRTTALAVVAVVLSCLCLTIIVLLLALRFHKRDAYNVESEEKIKLGAAPHH; this is translated from the exons ATGAAGTTTTCAGTAGTTTTGCGTCATTTCGTCTTTGCCCTTG TGGTGGTCACATGGGTGAACGGTGCGTCTATCGAGAGGTTCGAGAACGAGAGTCCTGCACAGACAGCTGTCATAGACCTCTTGGAGGTATTGAATGAACGGAGATCTTCAGTGGGTAACAAGCAAGTGGAATATCAGGAAAATGACGATGAGTATTACTTTGATGACGAAGAGGAAGATGATGAGGTTTCTGGGGATTACGGTTTGCCATTAG TGGCGTTTTCAAGCAAACCAAAAGATCCAAGTGCGGTGTTGAATGCAGAAAAAATGGAGGGCTCAAGGAGGAAGGGTCAAGGAAGGAAGAAAACGAAAGGAAAGGGAAAAGGAAAGAAGAGGAATCCGTGTCTGAAAAAATACAAAGACTTTTGTATCCATGGAACCTGCCAGTACCTTAAAGACATAAAGGGACCTTCATGCAT ATGTGACCCGGGTTACTCGGGCGAGAGATGTCACAGTTTCTCCTTGGAGGTTAGGACCGAAGAAAGCGCGTACAACCGCACGACGGCGCTTGCTGTGGTGGCCGTGGTGCTTTCTTGTTTGTGTCTCACCATCATTGTGCTCCTATTGGCTCTCAG GTTTCACAAGCGAGATGCTTATAACGTAGAAAGCGAGGAGAAAATTAAACTGGGAGCCGCCCCACACCACTAA